In the Actinomycetota bacterium genome, one interval contains:
- a CDS encoding glycosyltransferase yields MPDRLKVLHVIEATAHGTGRHLLDLVRHVPADHHVVLPRKPSIRGEHDPEATARALAQLGVTVHRAPMRRQPLHPDLGRAIIEVRRLTTRLRPDVVHGHATVGGTVARLAAARRAAVVYTPNGLHPSRAVRLVERSLAPLATAIVAVSSSERDLLLAAGAARPDQVVVIPNGIDPRAPRPSGRNLRNERGVPDDASIVGFVGRLARQKGPDVLVTAARLLPSHVHVVVVGDGPRAEAVAAQVHATDLSSRVHLLGHVEDAAALLPQFDVLVLPSRWEGAPYVPLEAFRAGVPVVATDVVGTVDVVTHEVTGLLVPRDDPVVLAAAVRRVLADDRLASGLVRAAAEELTERFDVALMARATLGVYRDVTTPGGASV; encoded by the coding sequence GTGCCTGACCGGTTGAAGGTCCTGCACGTCATCGAGGCGACGGCTCACGGCACCGGCCGTCACCTGCTCGACCTGGTGCGCCACGTCCCGGCGGACCACCACGTGGTCCTACCCCGGAAGCCGAGCATCCGTGGAGAGCACGACCCGGAGGCCACCGCTCGCGCGCTCGCACAGCTCGGGGTGACGGTCCACCGCGCCCCGATGCGGCGCCAGCCCCTTCACCCCGACCTGGGGCGCGCCATCATCGAGGTCCGTCGCCTCACCACCCGCCTGCGGCCCGATGTCGTGCACGGTCACGCCACCGTCGGAGGAACCGTCGCTCGTCTCGCCGCCGCGCGTCGGGCTGCGGTCGTCTACACCCCCAACGGGCTGCACCCCTCCCGCGCCGTTCGCCTAGTGGAACGCTCGCTCGCACCGCTCGCGACCGCCATCGTCGCCGTCTCCAGCAGCGAGCGCGACCTGCTCCTGGCAGCCGGGGCGGCGCGCCCGGACCAGGTGGTGGTGATCCCCAACGGGATCGACCCACGGGCGCCCAGACCCTCGGGGAGGAACCTTCGCAACGAGCGGGGGGTGCCGGACGATGCGTCCATCGTCGGCTTCGTCGGCCGACTCGCCCGGCAGAAGGGCCCCGACGTGCTCGTGACGGCCGCCCGTCTGCTCCCCAGCCACGTCCACGTCGTGGTGGTCGGCGATGGTCCCCGAGCCGAGGCCGTCGCCGCCCAGGTGCACGCCACCGACCTGTCCTCACGGGTCCACCTGCTGGGCCACGTCGAGGACGCCGCGGCGCTGCTGCCGCAGTTCGACGTGCTCGTGTTGCCATCGCGGTGGGAGGGAGCCCCGTACGTGCCGCTGGAGGCCTTCCGGGCGGGCGTCCCCGTCGTCGCCACCGACGTCGTCGGGACCGTCGACGTGGTGACGCACGAGGTGACGGGCCTGCTCGTCCCGCGTGACGATCCGGTCGTCCTGGCAGCGGCCGTCCGGCGAGTCCTCGCTGACGATCGACTCGCTTCCGGGCTGGTGCGTGCCGCAGCGGAGGAACTCACGGAGCGCTTCGACGTCGCGCTCATGGCTCGGGCGACGCTGGGGGTCTA
- a CDS encoding glycosyltransferase family 4 protein, whose protein sequence is MTAPLVALAAHRLDAPLEHMTGLGRYLVQLAGGLVRREVYDVVLVAPFDRGDAAPSWAPAPTVRIGGTRRGVLAAWTLTGRPRIDRLVPSVDLVHVADGVVAVPADVPTIYTVHDLFPLEQPRWSPRRGGLLFRGIARRLPEAAAVIVPSRVVADRLSRALPVDPTRVHVVHEGVDDRFRQPPGGPVPFGLPAEGYWLALGGLVARKGLVTAVRALARARSDLPLVVAGPPGGAERSLRDVASELGVLERVRFVGFVPDDDLPALVAGARAVLHPALDEGFGLVPLEAMAAGTPVLAARTGAIPEVVGDGAWLLDVLDVGVWAEALDELARDDQLVADLTARGRSRARTFTWDSTVARTEEVYAACLTG, encoded by the coding sequence GTGACCGCCCCGTTGGTCGCGCTCGCTGCCCACCGCCTCGATGCGCCGCTGGAGCACATGACGGGGCTCGGCCGCTACCTCGTGCAGCTCGCGGGCGGGCTGGTGCGGCGGGAGGTCTACGACGTCGTCCTCGTCGCCCCGTTCGACCGCGGCGATGCGGCGCCGTCCTGGGCGCCCGCCCCGACCGTGCGCATCGGCGGGACCCGGCGCGGGGTCCTGGCGGCATGGACCCTGACGGGTCGACCTCGCATCGACCGTCTGGTGCCGAGCGTCGACCTCGTGCACGTCGCTGACGGCGTCGTCGCGGTCCCGGCGGACGTACCGACCATCTACACCGTCCACGATCTGTTCCCGCTGGAGCAGCCGAGGTGGTCCCCGCGCCGTGGGGGGTTGCTGTTCCGCGGCATCGCGAGACGGCTGCCCGAGGCGGCGGCGGTCATCGTGCCCTCCCGCGTCGTCGCGGACCGCCTGTCACGCGCGCTCCCTGTGGACCCGACTCGCGTGCACGTGGTGCACGAAGGCGTGGACGATCGCTTCCGACAGCCTCCCGGCGGGCCGGTGCCCTTCGGCCTACCGGCGGAGGGGTACTGGCTGGCCCTCGGCGGGCTCGTGGCGCGCAAGGGTCTCGTCACCGCGGTCCGAGCGTTGGCGCGGGCGCGCTCTGACCTCCCACTCGTCGTCGCGGGTCCTCCCGGCGGAGCCGAGCGGTCGCTCCGGGACGTCGCGTCGGAGCTCGGGGTGCTCGAGCGGGTGCGGTTCGTCGGGTTCGTCCCGGATGACGACCTCCCGGCCCTGGTGGCCGGTGCCAGAGCGGTCCTCCACCCCGCACTCGACGAGGGCTTCGGGCTGGTACCGCTCGAGGCGATGGCCGCGGGGACACCGGTGCTCGCCGCGCGGACCGGTGCCATCCCCGAGGTCGTCGGTGACGGGGCGTGGCTACTCGACGTGCTGGATGTCGGCGTTTGGGCCGAGGCGCTGGATGAGCTGGCGCGCGACGACCAGCTCGTCGCGGACCTGACGGCACGTGGCCGCTCCCGCGCGAGGACGTTCACGTGGGACTCCACCGTGGCGAGGACCGAGGAGGTGTACGCCGCGTGCCTGACCGGTTGA